A window from Triticum aestivum cultivar Chinese Spring chromosome 6D, IWGSC CS RefSeq v2.1, whole genome shotgun sequence encodes these proteins:
- the LOC123143381 gene encoding putative HVA22-like protein g, protein MVVGSFITRALILVLGYAYPAYDCYKTVELNRPEIEQLRFWCQYWILLAMLTVFERVGDNFISWLPMYSEAKLAFIVYLWYPKTQGTSYVYESFFKPYIAKHESEIDRNLLELRTRASDMAVTYFHKVADYSQSRFHEILQYIASQSQRSRSQAQQQQQRPPPPRTRMANPAPPPVPAPTAPPMPPQPAQVPPTPPRMQVQDKGPVPVAPPGAVPPVQQQTPSGSGPIAGNSPPNSEDMLVDQSGPSTSNVPPRPTMPEDEETLIQEAIRLTRGRLRRRMGGSGPPSN, encoded by the exons ATGGTTGTTGGATCATTCATTACCAGAGCTTTGAT ACTTGTTCTTGGATATGCATATCCGGCTTACGATTGTTACAAGACAGTGGAGCTGAATAGGCCTGAGATTGAGCAGTTGCGGTTCTGGTGTCAGTACTG GATTTTACTTGCAATGCTTACTGTTTTCGAGAGAGTTGGGGATAATTTCATATCATG GTTGCCAATGTATAGTGAAGCAAAGCTGGCTTTTATTGTGTATTTGTGGTATCCTAAGACACAG GGGACTTCATATGTCTATGAGTCGTTCTTCAAGCCGTATATTGCAAAACATGAATCTGAGATTGATCGCAATCTTCTTGAGTTGAGGACAAGGGCTAGTGATATGGCTGTTACTTACTTCCACAAGGTTGCAGACTACAGTCAGTCAAGGTTCCATGAAATCTTGCAATATATTGCTTCTCAATCACAAAGATCTCGTTCTCAG gcacagcaacagcagcagcgtcCACCACCTCCACGTACTCGGATGGCGAATCCTGCACCACCACCTGTTCCTGCACCAACCGCACCACCGATGCCACCACAGCCCGCCCAAGTTCCTCCTACTCCACCAAGGATGCAGGTGCAAGATAAGGGCCCAGTTCCAGTTGCCCCTCCTGGCGCAGTGCCTCCTGTGCAGCAACAAACACCTTCCGGTTCTGGCCCTATCGCCGGCAACAGCCCCCCAAACAGTGAAGACATGCTGGTTGATCAATCTGGGCCTTCGACAAGCAATGTGCCACCCCGCCCAACAATGCCTGAAGACGAGGAGACCCTCATCCAGGAAGCTATTCGGTTGACTCGGGGCCGGCTCAGGAGGCGCATGGGTGGATCTGGACCTCCATCCAACTAG